In Azospirillaceae bacterium, a genomic segment contains:
- a CDS encoding FAD-binding oxidoreductase — protein sequence MSSGPGPFRPGAGTIAVVGAGVVGTATALALVRDGHDVVLVDRDEPGRGCSFGNAGHIATEQLLPLASFATMRRVPGLLLNRKGPLGIRAGALPILAGGWAKDFLAACLPKAHARGTRVLTEMIGTVVGDWRTLLVGTGAEDRFQTRGHYSVWESAGPQAAVDAAVAAAQALGVPAVAWDRNDWPDLPPALRQRATGGMTYTGTGHVNDPHGLTLDLAAAFVARGGRIERAAIQSLETDGKGWRLRHEGGTLTADAVLVAMGIDSGSLLEPLGYRVPLIAERGYHVVVPGDSGLDRPVVFEDRTVIVTPMAMGLRATSFTDFSGPNDAPDPRRPALLRHHLRDTGLLAPEAETTEWTGCRPSLPDYLPILDASRRHAGLYAACGHQHLGLTLAAVSARRMADIVAGRVEPDPAMALDRFT from the coding sequence ATGTCATCCGGTCCGGGGCCCTTCCGCCCGGGTGCCGGCACCATCGCGGTGGTGGGGGCAGGCGTGGTGGGCACGGCCACGGCGCTGGCGCTGGTGCGCGATGGCCATGACGTGGTGTTGGTGGACCGGGATGAGCCCGGGCGCGGCTGTTCCTTCGGCAACGCCGGTCACATCGCCACGGAACAGCTGCTGCCGCTGGCCTCCTTCGCCACCATGCGGCGCGTTCCCGGCCTGCTGCTGAACCGCAAGGGGCCCCTGGGCATTCGCGCCGGCGCCCTGCCCATCCTGGCGGGCGGCTGGGCCAAGGATTTCCTGGCGGCCTGCCTGCCCAAGGCCCACGCGCGCGGCACCCGGGTCCTGACGGAAATGATCGGCACCGTCGTGGGCGACTGGCGCACCCTGTTGGTGGGCACGGGCGCTGAGGACCGTTTCCAGACGCGCGGCCATTACAGCGTATGGGAAAGTGCCGGACCCCAGGCGGCGGTGGATGCCGCCGTGGCTGCCGCCCAGGCGCTGGGCGTGCCCGCCGTCGCCTGGGATCGCAACGACTGGCCCGACCTGCCGCCCGCCCTGCGCCAGCGTGCCACCGGCGGCATGACCTATACCGGCACCGGCCACGTCAACGATCCCCACGGCCTGACCCTGGACCTGGCCGCCGCCTTCGTGGCGCGCGGCGGGCGGATCGAGCGGGCGGCCATCCAGTCGCTGGAAACGGACGGCAAGGGCTGGCGCCTGCGGCATGAGGGCGGCACGCTGACGGCCGACGCCGTGCTGGTGGCCATGGGCATCGACTCGGGATCGTTGCTGGAACCGCTGGGCTATCGCGTGCCGCTGATCGCGGAACGCGGCTACCACGTCGTGGTGCCGGGCGACTCGGGATTGGACCGGCCTGTGGTGTTCGAGGATCGCACCGTCATCGTCACCCCCATGGCCATGGGCCTGCGCGCCACCAGCTTCACCGATTTCAGCGGCCCGAACGACGCGCCCGACCCGCGCCGCCCGGCCTTGTTGCGCCATCATCTGCGCGACACCGGCCTGCTGGCGCCCGAAGCCGAGACGACAGAATGGACCGGCTGCCGGCCCAGCCTGCCGGACTACCTGCCCATCCTGGACGCCAGCCGCCGCCATGCCGGCCTCTATGCCGCTTGCGGCCACCAGCATCTGGGCCTGACCCTGGCCGCGGTCAGCGCGCGCCGCATGGCCGACATCGTCGCCGGCCGGGTCGAGCCCGATCCGGCCATGGCCCTGGACCGTTTCACCTGA
- a CDS encoding glycoside hydrolase family 127 protein: protein MGRDLTGFAPSRRTVLRGAASAAALMAVPAMAAPLVPSPNAATAAPFPLDAVRLKPSPFLSAVEANAKYLHSLEADRLLHNFRTGAGLPAKGAVYGGWESDTIAGHTLGHYLSALALMHAQTGDAECKRRVDYIVTELAECQKAQGDGYVAGFTRKRGDIVEDGKVVFDELRRGEIRSAGFDLNGCWVPLYNWHKLYTGLFDAQTLCGNAQALDVGVKLGGYIDEVFSHLNDDQVQQVLDCEHGGINESFAELYARTGDRRWLLLAERLYHAKVLVPLSEGRDELANIHANTQIPKLIGLARLYELTGAERHAKASGFFWQTVTTNHSYVIGGNADREYFQEPRSISRHITEQTCEGCNSYNMLKLTRMLYARQADAHYFDFYERAHLNHVLAQQNPATGMFTYMTPLMSGAAREFSTPTEDFWCCVGTGMESHAKHGESIYWKRGAEDLAVNLYIPSTLKWAERGAVIDLDTHYPERETVLLTVKALARPATFTLSLRIPAWCTGATLAVNGKPQDLAVQGGYATIRREWKAGDAVALRLPMALRLEATNDDPDTVALLHGPLVLAADLGAAPVSEAPTGSPQPTPVSAAFQGPAPALVAANVLDGFQRRDADSLVWRTTGMGRPGDMDFQPFYRQYTRRSAVYFKRYTDAQWKTAEVALAAEAARQRDIQARSVDVMHLGEMQPERDHALDAKISYPVTYRGRNGRDARTGGYFEFKAKVRDGAMVLQATYWGDERKRLFHILVDGTRIATQKLDAERPGEFFDVEYAIPANLTAGKSSVVIRFEPETGHSAGPVFGCRVVAASASQGAPI from the coding sequence ATGGGGCGCGACCTTACGGGCTTCGCGCCCTCCCGCCGGACCGTGTTGCGTGGTGCCGCGTCGGCCGCGGCATTGATGGCGGTGCCGGCAATGGCCGCACCCCTGGTGCCGTCGCCGAACGCGGCCACGGCCGCCCCGTTCCCGCTGGACGCGGTGCGGCTGAAACCGTCGCCCTTCCTGTCGGCGGTGGAGGCCAACGCCAAATACCTGCACAGCCTTGAGGCCGACCGCCTGCTGCACAACTTCCGCACCGGCGCCGGTTTGCCGGCCAAGGGCGCGGTCTATGGCGGCTGGGAATCCGACACCATCGCCGGCCACACCCTGGGCCATTACCTCAGCGCCTTGGCGTTGATGCACGCCCAGACCGGTGACGCCGAATGCAAGCGGCGGGTCGATTACATCGTCACCGAACTGGCGGAATGCCAGAAGGCCCAGGGCGACGGTTATGTCGCCGGCTTCACCCGCAAGCGCGGCGACATCGTCGAGGACGGCAAGGTCGTGTTCGACGAATTGCGCCGGGGCGAAATCCGCTCCGCCGGGTTCGACCTCAACGGCTGCTGGGTCCCGCTGTACAACTGGCACAAGCTCTACACCGGCCTGTTCGACGCCCAGACCCTGTGCGGCAATGCCCAGGCCCTGGACGTGGGCGTCAAGCTGGGCGGCTACATCGATGAGGTGTTCAGCCACCTGAATGACGACCAGGTCCAGCAGGTGCTGGATTGCGAGCACGGCGGCATCAACGAATCGTTCGCCGAACTCTACGCCCGCACCGGCGACCGCCGCTGGCTGCTGCTGGCCGAACGCCTCTACCACGCCAAGGTGCTGGTGCCGCTGTCGGAAGGCCGGGATGAGTTGGCCAACATCCACGCCAACACCCAGATCCCCAAGCTGATCGGCCTGGCCCGCCTGTATGAACTGACGGGGGCGGAACGCCACGCCAAGGCGTCCGGTTTCTTCTGGCAGACGGTGACGACCAACCATTCCTACGTCATCGGCGGCAACGCGGACCGGGAGTATTTCCAGGAACCGCGCAGCATCTCCCGCCACATCACCGAACAGACCTGCGAAGGCTGCAACAGCTACAACATGCTGAAGCTGACCCGCATGCTGTACGCCCGCCAGGCCGACGCTCATTACTTCGACTTCTATGAGCGCGCGCACCTGAACCACGTGCTGGCGCAGCAGAACCCGGCCACCGGCATGTTCACCTACATGACGCCGCTGATGTCCGGTGCCGCGCGTGAATTCTCCACCCCCACGGAAGATTTCTGGTGCTGTGTCGGCACCGGCATGGAAAGCCATGCCAAGCACGGCGAGAGCATCTATTGGAAGCGCGGGGCCGAAGACCTGGCCGTCAACCTCTACATCCCCTCCACCCTGAAATGGGCGGAGCGGGGGGCGGTCATCGACCTGGACACGCACTATCCGGAGCGGGAGACGGTGCTGCTGACGGTCAAGGCGCTGGCGCGGCCCGCCACCTTCACCCTCAGCCTGCGCATCCCCGCCTGGTGCACCGGTGCCACCCTGGCCGTGAACGGCAAGCCCCAGGATCTGGCGGTCCAGGGCGGTTACGCCACCATCCGCCGGGAATGGAAGGCGGGCGACGCCGTCGCCCTGCGCCTGCCCATGGCGTTGCGGCTTGAGGCCACCAACGACGATCCGGACACCGTGGCATTGCTGCACGGGCCGCTGGTGCTGGCGGCCGACCTGGGTGCCGCGCCGGTGAGCGAGGCGCCCACCGGCTCCCCCCAGCCCACGCCCGTCTCGGCGGCTTTCCAGGGGCCGGCGCCGGCCCTGGTGGCGGCCAATGTGCTGGATGGTTTCCAGCGCCGGGACGCCGACAGCCTGGTGTGGCGCACCACCGGCATGGGCCGGCCGGGCGATATGGACTTCCAGCCCTTCTACCGCCAGTACACGCGGCGCAGCGCCGTCTACTTCAAGCGCTACACCGACGCGCAGTGGAAGACGGCCGAGGTCGCCCTGGCGGCGGAGGCGGCACGCCAGCGCGACATCCAGGCGCGCTCCGTCGACGTCATGCATCTGGGCGAGATGCAGCCGGAACGCGACCACGCCCTGGACGCCAAGATCTCCTACCCCGTCACGTACCGCGGCCGGAACGGCCGTGACGCCCGCACCGGCGGCTATTTCGAATTCAAGGCCAAGGTGCGCGACGGCGCCATGGTGTTGCAGGCGACCTACTGGGGGGATGAGCGCAAGCGCCTGTTCCACATCCTGGTCGACGGCACCCGCATCGCCACGCAGAAGCTGGACGCGGAGCGTCCGGGTGAGTTCTTTGACGTGGAATACGCCATCCCCGCCAACCTGACGGCGGGCAAGTCCAGTGTCGTCATCCGATTCGAGCCGGAAACCGGCCATTCCGCGGGGCCGGTGTTCGGCTGCCGCGTCGTTGCAGCCTCAGCCTCTCAGGGAGCGCCCATCTGA
- a CDS encoding DUF885 family protein, translating into MNRLKAGLLGTAFVFGTLSLGGLVTGSPAFVGAAHAAPAAAPAKADAQFKAIYTKEWKWRQEEFKGEDDEDSTDTAAGHLPKVDAATQEKRLKVWEGVIKELDGVNQAELSPEERVNFSIYHDQVAVLLASQKFRDYEKPLNADTSFWSNLAGGARKPFKTEEEYRAFIGQMNDMPRYFGEQIVNMRAGLKRGFTPPKVTLVGRDSGLVVVAEAKTPQDNVYYVPFKDMPATIPAAKQAELRAEAVAAITKSVVPAHAAVLKFMREEYVPGARTDLAAETLPDGKAYYQSKIKEFATVDLTADQIHQLGLDEVAKIHQQMLDVMKQANFQGDMPAFLKFLRTDPQFYAKTPEELLMRSAWVAKKFDGVASQYFGYLPRSRFAIVPVPADVAPFYTSGRGGPGVYLVNTYDLPSRPLYSMPALTLHESAPGHAFQMPIAAEQKDQPEFRQKVYISAFGEGWALYCEKLGDEMGIYETPYERFGMLSYQMWRAARLVVDTGIHAKGWTREQAQQYLHDNTALADHEIETEVDRYIAWPGQALSYYLGEMAILKARAKAEKALGQKFDLRNFHDTVLKMGGVPLPVLEARIDRFIAEGGKSPYPAQ; encoded by the coding sequence ATGAACCGCCTTAAAGCCGGCCTGCTCGGCACCGCCTTTGTCTTCGGCACGCTGTCCCTGGGTGGCCTGGTCACCGGAAGCCCCGCCTTCGTCGGCGCCGCCCATGCGGCCCCGGCCGCCGCGCCTGCCAAGGCCGACGCTCAGTTCAAGGCCATCTACACCAAGGAATGGAAGTGGCGGCAGGAGGAATTCAAGGGCGAGGATGACGAGGACAGCACCGACACCGCCGCCGGCCACCTGCCCAAGGTGGATGCCGCCACCCAGGAAAAGCGCCTGAAGGTCTGGGAAGGCGTGATCAAGGAACTGGACGGCGTGAACCAGGCCGAGCTGTCGCCGGAAGAACGCGTCAACTTCAGCATCTATCACGACCAGGTGGCGGTCCTGCTGGCCAGCCAGAAGTTCCGTGACTATGAAAAGCCGCTGAACGCCGACACCAGCTTCTGGTCCAACCTGGCCGGTGGTGCCCGCAAGCCGTTCAAGACCGAGGAAGAGTACCGCGCCTTCATCGGCCAGATGAACGACATGCCCCGTTATTTCGGGGAGCAGATCGTCAACATGCGCGCCGGCCTGAAGCGCGGCTTCACCCCGCCCAAGGTGACGCTGGTCGGCCGTGACAGCGGCCTGGTGGTGGTGGCTGAGGCCAAGACGCCGCAGGACAACGTCTATTACGTGCCGTTCAAGGACATGCCGGCCACCATCCCGGCGGCCAAGCAGGCGGAGTTGCGGGCGGAAGCGGTGGCGGCCATCACCAAGTCGGTGGTGCCGGCCCACGCCGCGGTGCTGAAGTTCATGCGGGAAGAATACGTGCCGGGCGCCCGCACCGACTTGGCGGCCGAGACCCTGCCGGACGGCAAGGCCTACTACCAGTCCAAGATCAAGGAATTCGCCACCGTCGACCTGACGGCCGACCAGATCCACCAGCTCGGCCTGGATGAGGTGGCGAAGATCCACCAGCAGATGCTGGACGTGATGAAGCAGGCGAACTTCCAGGGCGACATGCCCGCCTTCCTGAAGTTCCTGCGCACCGATCCGCAGTTCTACGCCAAGACGCCGGAGGAACTGCTGATGCGGTCGGCGTGGGTGGCCAAGAAGTTCGACGGCGTGGCCAGCCAGTATTTCGGCTACCTGCCGCGGTCGCGCTTCGCCATCGTCCCGGTGCCGGCGGACGTGGCGCCGTTCTACACCTCCGGCCGCGGCGGCCCCGGCGTCTACCTGGTCAACACCTACGACCTGCCGTCCCGCCCGCTCTATTCCATGCCGGCGCTGACCCTGCACGAATCGGCCCCGGGCCACGCCTTCCAGATGCCCATCGCGGCGGAACAGAAGGACCAGCCGGAGTTCCGGCAGAAGGTCTACATCTCCGCCTTCGGTGAGGGCTGGGCGCTGTACTGTGAGAAGCTGGGCGATGAGATGGGCATCTATGAGACGCCCTACGAACGCTTCGGCATGCTCAGCTACCAGATGTGGCGCGCCGCCCGCCTGGTGGTGGACACCGGCATCCATGCCAAGGGCTGGACGCGTGAACAGGCGCAGCAGTACCTGCACGACAACACCGCCCTGGCCGATCATGAGATCGAGACCGAGGTGGACCGTTACATCGCGTGGCCGGGCCAGGCCCTGTCCTACTACCTGGGTGAAATGGCCATCCTGAAGGCCCGCGCCAAGGCGGAGAAGGCGCTGGGCCAGAAGTTCGACCTGCGCAACTTCCACGACACGGTGCTGAAGATGGGCGGCGTGCCCCTGCCGGTGCTGGAGGCCCGCATCGACCGCTTCATCGCCGAGGGCGGCAAGAGCCCGTACCCGGCGCAGTAA
- the rmuC gene encoding DNA recombination protein RmuC produces the protein MSLDLLSLALGFIAALIVALVVARVAGGAARAAQEQRVMALEADLDDVRQAKAEADRRLAVEGERASRIPLLERDLAQLRDEKTRLSQDLSASREALVRELKQADEKLALLIQARETMGREFKVLADEVMTRHGETFAKQNRAQLDGLLAPMRDRMVEFQQGLQLAHTESAKDRAALAQQIRSLTDTSARMTSETHNLTQALKGKAQTQGAWGEMILSTILERSGLREGEEYVTQESRTDAEGGRLRPDVVVNLPGGQRVVVDAKVSLTAFEAHVNAENEIDRMAALARHIVSLRSHIRTLGSKDYTGAVGSNLDYVLMFVPIEGALAVALTEDPGLTAFAAEMNVAIATPTTLMVALRTVANVWQVERRNRNAEAIADRAGKLFDKFVGFLEDMRSLGTQLDRVHKSYGGAMAKLSTGTGNLVRQVEQLKDMGAKTSKAIPADLREDGPEEHDPEEAKAALALV, from the coding sequence ATGTCCCTGGACCTTCTCTCCCTCGCCCTTGGTTTCATCGCGGCGCTGATCGTGGCCCTGGTGGTCGCGCGCGTGGCCGGCGGGGCTGCGCGGGCGGCTCAGGAACAGCGCGTGATGGCGCTGGAGGCCGACCTGGACGATGTGCGCCAGGCCAAGGCGGAGGCCGACCGCCGGCTGGCGGTGGAGGGGGAACGGGCCTCGCGCATCCCCTTGCTGGAACGTGACCTGGCGCAGTTGCGGGATGAGAAGACCCGCCTGTCCCAGGATCTGTCGGCGTCGAGAGAGGCGCTGGTGCGTGAGTTGAAGCAGGCGGATGAGAAGCTGGCCCTGCTGATCCAGGCGCGCGAGACCATGGGGCGGGAATTCAAGGTACTGGCGGATGAGGTCATGACCCGCCATGGCGAGACCTTCGCCAAGCAGAACCGGGCGCAGCTGGACGGCCTGCTGGCGCCGATGCGCGACCGCATGGTGGAATTCCAGCAGGGCCTGCAACTGGCCCACACCGAAAGCGCCAAGGACCGGGCGGCGCTGGCGCAGCAGATCCGGTCCCTGACCGACACCAGCGCCCGCATGACCAGCGAGACGCACAACCTGACCCAGGCCCTGAAGGGCAAGGCCCAGACCCAGGGCGCCTGGGGTGAGATGATCCTGTCCACCATCCTGGAACGCTCCGGCCTGCGCGAGGGGGAGGAGTACGTGACCCAGGAAAGCCGTACGGATGCGGAAGGCGGCCGCCTGCGCCCCGACGTGGTGGTGAACCTGCCGGGCGGCCAGCGCGTGGTGGTCGACGCCAAGGTGTCGCTGACCGCGTTCGAGGCGCACGTGAACGCGGAGAATGAGATCGACCGCATGGCGGCCCTGGCCCGCCACATCGTCTCGCTGCGCAGCCACATCAGGACGCTGGGCAGCAAGGACTACACCGGTGCGGTGGGCAGCAACCTGGACTATGTCCTGATGTTCGTGCCCATTGAGGGCGCCCTGGCCGTGGCCCTGACGGAGGACCCGGGCCTGACGGCCTTCGCCGCCGAGATGAACGTGGCCATCGCCACCCCCACCACCCTGATGGTGGCCCTGCGCACCGTCGCCAACGTCTGGCAGGTGGAACGCCGCAACCGCAACGCCGAGGCCATCGCCGACCGCGCCGGCAAGCTGTTCGACAAGTTCGTCGGCTTCCTGGAAGACATGCGCAGCCTGGGCACCCAGCTGGATCGCGTGCACAAGAGTTACGGCGGCGCCATGGCCAAGCTCAGCACCGGCACCGGCAACCTGGTGCGCCAGGTGGAACAGCTGAAGGACATGGGCGCCAAGACCTCCAAGGCCATCCCCGCCGACTTGCGTGAGGACGGACCGGAGGAACACGACCCGGAAGAGGCCAAGGCCGCGCTGGCGCTGGTGTGA